CTGTTGATTGCCATTTGACAActgatttgtgaaaaaaaaacattcaatgtttTCTAGGTGTCACCAGTGAAAATCTGTGACTTTGACCTTGGAAGCGGAGTGAAGCTGAACAGTGCATGCACACCGATTACCACCCCGGAGCTTACTACTCCGGTAAGCTGCTCTGTCGGAGAACCACACAGCCATCTTCTCTATAACCTTTAATAAATAGCAAGCTTTGCACAGTCCATACCCTGAGATtggatataaacaaaaaaaaacagcatggccATCTCATTATGTGCTAAATTATGTGCTAATTGGTTTACATTGGCAGTGTTCTCACAGTCCTATGCCATCATTGGCTGGTTGAAGTATTGATGTAGTTTAGAACACATTTTCATGGACAGAATTAGGAGGGAGGAGGATATGTTTGATCAAGGACTGGAGGTAATTAGAAAGTGGAGGCAAAAGGAAGATGATGGTTTGTGGTGAAAAGGTAGCGGGACCCGGTGCTGCTGGGATTCAGAGATGTAGAAACTTTTCATATTTACCTGGAGGGGGAAGCGGAGAATGATTTTGTCCTGGATTGGTGCATTAGGATCATTGTACAGGAGAATGGAATAAAATAATCATATGCTCTGAGCAGCGGATTTCCATCATGCAAAGGTGTATTATTCTGTGTGAACAGTCCTGAAACCTTTGAcgtgtgtttgtatgtgtgtatgaacCCCTATAGCTCTGTATAAAACAAATCTAAGTTTTTTCTTGCAGTACTTATAAGTGACGGGCACAGTCATGCTTTGTACATATGTTACACACCACTTCCTGCACACTGGAAATCCTTGCCCTTTACACTTTTACGTCTGCCTCAGCACTCCTCCTGCCTAGAAGTGTTTTTAACGGCTAACTGTACTTAACTTTAGATTTAGTTTAGGCTTGAACGTATCTGTTTCAGTTTGATGTAACACTGATAGCCACCATATATCAGACAGACCCTTGCTGTTGCCTCCTGTGTTGGTTTTGCTAATGGATGTGTTGTCTCCCCTTGCAGTGTGGTTCAGCAGAATACATGGCTCCAGAGGTGGTGGAAGTCTTCACAGAAGAGGCTACATTCTATGACAAGCGCTGTGACCTTTGGAGCCTTGGGGTCATTTTATACATCATGCTGAGTGGATATCCTCCATTTGTGGGCAACTGTGGTACTGACTGTGGCTGGGACAGAGGAGAAGTCTGCAAAGTTTGCCAGGTAATGCCATCATGTGTTGGCTCCCCAGAGTCCAGCAGAGGCTTATACCTTGGTATGTGTGACATTGCATGTCTGCCATTCATAATCTACTTTTGTACTGATTGTACCAATAACGGGCAGAAATGAGGGACACTCTGATGCCATTGACCTGTACATGAGTGCTgaatttctctatattttattagaatgagCTGTTTGAAAGTATTCAGGAGGGCAAGTATGAATTTCCTGAGAAAGATTGGTCGCACATCTCCAACTTTGCCAAAGATCTAATTTCTAAGCTGCTGGTTCGAGATGCCAAAGACAGACTCAGCGCCGCTCAGGTTCTGCAGCACCCGTGGGTGCAGGGGGTAAGGAGTGtggtatatttttgttctgtCCCCACTGTATCCTGCTAGGACTCagcttttttcttccattaactttattgctgtttgtgcctatgctttctcttttttttttttcctgtcatgctgtattttattttaaggttctGTGTTGACTTTTAGGATGCTCCAGAGAGAGGACTGCCAACCCCAATGGTTCTTCAGAGGTAAGTCTATACCTGGATTGTTCCTTGGATTAGTACACTATTGTTGcaattcttcacttttttttttttgtgctcctgTAACTAAGTTCTTTATACTTTACAGAAATAGCAGCACCAAGGACCTCACGCTTTTTGCAGCTGAAGCGATAGCTGTGAATCGCCAGCTTTCTCAACATGACAGCGACTTGAATGAAGAGAATGAAAGTTTTATCCAGAAAATTTGCTCTATGAGACTTTCTCCTCCATCTAAATCTCGCCTGGCAAAGCGCAGAGCCCAGGCCTTAGCCAGCAAAGCTACCGCTGCTGTAAGTGCTACTCTGGATATGTGAGCTTGAAGGACTGGGCTGCACCATCACCTCAGCACACAACAGCACTTTTCTCCAGGCTAAGCCCTGACTAAAAGTTGCTTTTTATCCacaattgtttttaacatttttactaatatttaaatgcattggaGCTTCCGTTTGTAAAAacgaaacatatatatatttaaataacggTGACACCTAACTCTGcatgttttctaaaatgtactGGTGCTATTTGGAGGTGCCATGATAGTAGGAACAGAAATGGGGCGGGCAATTAACGAACCCACACTATGCATCACCCTCAACTTAACTGCCTCATGTTTGTTACATATTACATgtctgttttacatatttttagttgTTGATGaatttttttgtccctttttgtgtacagaggaattattttttttctttagcattttcatacataattatttttatatggtgggaaagaaacattttgtacaaGAAATGGACATATAGCGAGCAGCCTGAATCTGTTCCAGCCAAAATGTGAAGATCCTGCAGAGAGTTTTGTCTGTCAGTGTTATTTAATTCATATTGAAAGAAataaatttttatcttttatagaaAGACCATTTTTTAGTTAATGTCTGTCAAGATGTCTTTATCAACAAAGAGTTTCTTGTGTCTTATTTCATCTTTTGCTCCCATGCTTTTACATAGGCAGCGTGCCCTGTTTTCCTGATCTAATGTACTGACTGGAGCCTGGATGTATCTGAGCTTGTGTGTCTGCTCCATATTAGAATATTGACTTCTGTATTACCATTTGTTAGGGGGTGTGGAGTCAATGATCTCTGCAAAGAGGAttgataaacataataaatgtactcATAGTAAGGAAGATAGTGCTAGTAGTGACAATTACCTGTGAATAAAAAGAATTATTAGCGAGGATGGGGTTTGTCAAAGAGCAGTGAATTTATGGATTGGGCAGGATTTTAGAGAAATGTATTAGCAAGTTTTGTAAATAAGAGAATAATAAGTTGTACTCCATTATGTGTAGGGTAGCCAGTGCAGTGACTAACGGGAAGATTTCAGAGGGTTATTGCAGGTACACAACAGACCACAGAGAAGGATATTGTtgtaatttaattataatatattaaaaggaTGCACAAGTTGGCTTTATGgtataaaaaattcatttttttaggagGAGCCACAgtagctttacatccaggcacatttctttttaggataggtttagaaatggcagctttcataatcTCAATATGAGCCCACTTTAAGCAGATGAGGGGgcatgaatgaagagcattagaACCTTTAGGTAAAATAGAAATTATTGGAGCAGGAGATGAATTTTTGGAGTCATTGGCatataggtgatttttttttttttttttttttttgctcagttaAATCTTCCTTCACATTTGGTGACAGTCTCATAAGAAGGTAAAGGCAACGGGTGATTTCCCTGCTGATATATTGTTTGCCAATGGTCCCTAAGCCCAATAAGGACACACATTCAAAAATTTTCACCGATTCTCGTGTTTTTTTGGGACACTGAATCCAAAAATGACACGTTTTTTTCCCACAAACTGTTTGTTATTCATTGACGATCCATACTGTGCTCGCAGAGTATTTAGAACTTTTCTAACCAAAATgagtgaatatttttctttttcaaccaaCAAATAAAAGACGTGTAAATGCAAAGACAGTGTTGGAGACAAAGGAACAAGAACTAAATTGCTGTGCTCCTATGAATATGGCTATTGAAGATTTCACACttcatctgtttttattcatatctttattagttttaaaCAAGTACAAATATGCAGGAAAATAGTGACAGTATTCCTTTTCACCTTGTTACATATGGGTGAACAATCGTGTGAAAAAACAGCAGAACATCAATGCCATcattttaatttgcatattttcaagtaaaatttAGTGATCGGGACAAGTTGTGTGCTTTGCACGCAATCTGCTGTATTTATGTGGCAGTTGAAAGAGGGAATATTGGTCTTGACATCGGTAAACTGCTAAAGGTTTAATAGAGGCAAAACGGGCAAGAAGCAGCTTGGCTTTTAAGGAAGAGTTCACCAAATTCCCTTGTAACCATATGTATCTGAACTTCGAATCTGTAATCGaaaaaaatatgttcagaaaATTTGAACAAAATATTTGATGAGTCCCGAGCTGCATTTCCTCTGCTCTTGTTTGCCAGGTATAAATGATTGATGCATACCAAATATAAGCTATTTAAAGAAATGATTTGAAACTTAATGTATTATTATGACCTGGTGCTTGTGTAGCTCTAAGTGTCGGtatctgtttgttgtttttatctAAGTCTCCACCTCTGAGGTTTGTGGGTATATGTTCTAATCCAAGGAATCGTAGTACATAAGTGTCAAATTGATGTTTGGTCCCTACATGGTAATAAATAGTTGTGATGATTTTTCCTACTGTGATCGAGTGAATCTTCGTAGATACGTTTTCTGAAAGGTCGCTTTGTTTCACCGAAGTAGAATTCTCCACATGTGATCCCAGCTGTGGTGCAATCGATGTAATGGCGTGGTCTGTGATTTTTTCCATTGGGTAAAGTGATGGTAAGGGCTTCTCCAATCCAAGGGCATTGTTTACAGCGACCATATTTAAAGGTACCATGTTGTGGAATAAAAGTAGAGTTTGGGGATCCTGTTGGAAATACTAGGTGGTCTTTAAGTGACCGTGACTTCGGATATGTGATCATTGGTTTATCACCAATGAACTTACTAACTTAGATCTGATTTCAGTATCTGCCAGTGTTGGATGAATGTTTTGTAGATATGGTTGTGATTTTCATTATACCTTATGATGCGAGTGATGGGTGGAGAATGTGCGAGTAGTGTCTGTTTTGAAAAGGAGATCCTTTTTTTGGTGGTTGAGTGCTCTTTGATAGGatcttttttaacaaatttttgtaaAGGTCAAAGGTACaatttttgtattctgtaaagGTTTTTCCTGTAGTGTGGCCTCATGCTTAAAATCGTAATATGTTATACAGTTTCTTTTGAGTCTCATATTGGCTGAAAGGGATGCTTTTGATCAAAGCTTTAGGGTGTGCACTACTCACATACAATATTGTATTGCCTGCGTTTTGTTTGAGAAATAATGTAGTCATTATCCTGTGATTGTCATCAATCCTAATATATAAATCTAGAAAAGGTAATTGTAGTTTGCTATGTTCCATGGTGAATCGCAGAACAAATTCATTGATTTGAATATAGGTAAAGAATTCCATTAAAAGTGATGGTGTATCTCTCCAAAATACTAAAATGTTGTCTATACAACGCTAACAATCCGAATACGTTTCTTGTAAGTATTAACATTGGGGTTAGAGAAGAGATTTTTCTCCCATTCTTTTAGAAAAAGGTTCACATAGGGGGGTGTATCACGTACCCATGGCTACGCCCTGGTTTTGAAGATAAGTTTTGCCGTCAAAGGTAAAGAAGTTTCTGGTGAgtaataaaattatgatttttttatgctgtCGGGTAAGCTTCTCGAAGACCTTTGGATATTGTTCTTATACCTAATATGCAGTTTACTGCTGTATAGTGCTTCAATATCTGTTGTTGCTTTGATGGTGTTGGGTGGAACGGACATGTTATGGGTAAGCATGAGCACATCGATTTGTGTCTTGGAGGTAGGACTGGAGTTTTGTGACTAGGGTGCACAAGTTTGTGTCAATCAGCTCACCCGCATAAGCTGCTAGTGTGCCTATACCCGAGATAATGGGCGTCCCGAAGGACGTAAGAGGTTTTTGTGCACTTTTGGTAGTGCACATACTTGGAGTGGAACGGTCAatgaaaagcggccagtcttctgctcggtattctggtcctcccatatgggctagtagtccagggatgttacaacacaaagtctccatcttcactgacaATGGTCGGAGTGCCACCTCTCTTGtgctataaaccgttattttatcttccgctctcagacagttcttttcttttagcccggatgataaaagttcagatgattgttgtgacagacttaggtcacgtattaaatcattgagttcttcttgggggaactgctggtttgatgaaacatattcacttcatattcactgctacctcctggattacactccctgtatatcctccatgttggatacaggaatatccaggactgaacactgctatgggaacatcagcaccatgcggcacaggtcgctgattccatatcaccgtactcccacttgtgtttcttgtaacgattcttttacattcccagcacacaaataacaatcattatgatgatttctgggctctccgCATACCATAGCTACACCAAATTTCACacttcagttttccatttttccactgacgtagacactctacacaagttctgcataccatatgggggcccaatacttatcttggggccccagtttaatactaaaatatacaagatatgcttgttacactaattctgtaatgtttctgtaatattccccacaaatgtagcaaaatacattcgggtcatttatacaacttcttgaagaactcatatttctgtaaaaaaaaagaataaatataaataaaaaggtttcatgaaaataatctacatttattatataaaatacaaaacatcggtgtaataaagattgata
This portion of the Pyxicephalus adspersus chromosome 8, UCB_Pads_2.0, whole genome shotgun sequence genome encodes:
- the MKNK1 gene encoding MAP kinase-interacting serine/threonine-protein kinase 1 isoform X2 — its product is MVSSQHIPIDNPGKRKKKKRRNRAADSFTGKFADLYQLTDELLGEGAYAKVQGCVSLQTGREYAVKIVEKKAGHSRSRVFREVETLYQCQGNKNILELIEFCEDDSCFYLVFEKLRGGSILSHIQRRKHFNEREASMVVRDIASALDFLHTKGIAHRDLKPENILCPYEDKVSPVKICDFDLGSGVKLNSACTPITTPELTTPCGSAEYMAPEVVEVFTEEATFYDKRCDLWSLGVILYIMLSGYPPFVGNCGTDCGWDRGEVCKVCQNELFESIQEGKYEFPEKDWSHISNFAKDLISKLLVRDAKDRLSAAQVLQHPWVQGDAPERGLPTPMVLQRNSSTKDLTLFAAEAIAVNRQLSQHDSDLNEENESFIQKICSMRLSPPSKSRLAKRRAQALASKATAAVSATLDM
- the MKNK1 gene encoding MAP kinase-interacting serine/threonine-protein kinase 1 isoform X1, with amino-acid sequence MKSPPNHQPIRRRSVRRRKVDREGAWKVTANQRGGGTGCRVRALLDRLDQYCVTRLMPAEMVSSQHIPIDNPGKRKKKKRRNRAADSFTGKFADLYQLTDELLGEGAYAKVQGCVSLQTGREYAVKIVEKKAGHSRSRVFREVETLYQCQGNKNILELIEFCEDDSCFYLVFEKLRGGSILSHIQRRKHFNEREASMVVRDIASALDFLHTKGIAHRDLKPENILCPYEDKVSPVKICDFDLGSGVKLNSACTPITTPELTTPCGSAEYMAPEVVEVFTEEATFYDKRCDLWSLGVILYIMLSGYPPFVGNCGTDCGWDRGEVCKVCQNELFESIQEGKYEFPEKDWSHISNFAKDLISKLLVRDAKDRLSAAQVLQHPWVQGDAPERGLPTPMVLQRNSSTKDLTLFAAEAIAVNRQLSQHDSDLNEENESFIQKICSMRLSPPSKSRLAKRRAQALASKATAAVSATLDM